A genomic stretch from Telmatocola sphagniphila includes:
- a CDS encoding sugar phosphate isomerase/epimerase family protein encodes MQSNFNRRDFLKVGGGSALAVGSVGMLSADESKKRKPPRKAMMSATIGYKGSVLEKFKALKEAGFEGVEPMSHMNQEEVVKALEETGLKAASVCCSTHWTKPLSHPDPKVRAQSREGVQRALSDAKRYGATSVLLVPGIVNKDATYDECFKRSVGEIRQLLPYAKEVGVKLAIENVWNDFITKPEQATAFLDEINSDMVGWHFDIGNVIRYGAPEDWIPVLGKRILKLHIKEYGKVKGFNVKLFEGDNKWPAIMKALDAIGYEGWGISEQPGDQSKDAASMKDLANRMDKAFAS; translated from the coding sequence ATGCAAAGCAACTTCAATCGGCGAGATTTTTTGAAAGTCGGCGGCGGCAGTGCGCTGGCCGTCGGCTCCGTGGGAATGCTGAGTGCGGACGAATCGAAAAAACGCAAACCTCCGCGTAAGGCCATGATGTCGGCCACGATCGGCTACAAAGGATCGGTGCTCGAAAAGTTCAAAGCCCTGAAGGAGGCCGGTTTCGAAGGCGTGGAGCCGATGAGTCATATGAATCAGGAGGAAGTTGTCAAAGCCCTGGAAGAAACGGGTTTGAAGGCGGCTAGCGTGTGCTGCAGCACGCACTGGACCAAGCCGCTTTCGCATCCAGATCCCAAGGTGCGAGCCCAAAGCCGGGAAGGCGTGCAGCGTGCTCTCTCCGATGCCAAGCGATATGGCGCGACTTCCGTTTTGCTCGTCCCCGGCATTGTGAATAAAGACGCCACCTACGACGAGTGCTTCAAACGTTCGGTCGGCGAGATTCGCCAACTGCTTCCCTACGCGAAAGAAGTCGGCGTAAAGCTGGCAATCGAGAACGTTTGGAATGATTTCATCACGAAGCCCGAACAGGCCACCGCATTTCTGGATGAGATTAACAGTGACATGGTCGGCTGGCATTTCGATATTGGCAATGTCATCCGATACGGGGCCCCCGAAGATTGGATTCCCGTTCTTGGCAAACGTATTCTCAAGCTTCACATCAAGGAATACGGCAAGGTTAAAGGCTTCAATGTGAAGTTGTTCGAAGGCGACAACAAATGGCCGGCGATCATGAAAGCTCTGGATGCGATCGGGTATGAAGGTTGGGGAATCTCGGAACAGCCCGGCGACCAATCGAAAGACGCGGCTTCAATGAAGGATCTGGCGAATCGAATGGATAAGGCGTTTGCGAGTTAG
- a CDS encoding FHA domain-containing protein encodes MKIRLSIQDIGGKTRSVESSKSLVSIGRDPESAVAFEGEAGKGVSWNHAVIQFQENKLTIMDAASSNGTLLNDKMLPPNQPMTLKLKDRIQLGYTGPAITVSAFDPAWAIADPEPTRKGKQPAKQNDSPSRKMSPRIAAAVALVLGLGLIWQFTGKAKNDKSKVDPNAVSKDAGAIAPEFSKAAASTNANKTESAPIAKAVPPSVGRLIKKDEAFPGTLLQWPGEPYAWAPVANNGRVEFGQLLLALPGFRCQIQCDTGVAITALSNLPEFDREFVSPDQLKNLPLVLETSWIHKVPEVGVDTSLIFDRGRLHFYNGKPSGSARIKIEMRNAEWEIILKDAASQVVVETYFSPLIASKLGQPLDAKNEPLVNFFTTGSVLLKRSDKSFTLDGRNGIFQEPQTRNLIGPKPLPAWPYWWNANLSNPKNEFVLDAVRSIREWADIIEKSDEVLKVVIARCEAEKNENLKPIAYLILASFGEIGEIGQKAISKISEVVESTEESEASRLAALYSLQVWLYRSARHLDLLMQTVIFKLKKYSPTEAEQILRLTIAPAKEDEENSVLYQEWLSDLESSKSAVRFLAWERLKQVLKEGAAASINDFNPNKDPKDPDQMKLLKSIREKIPAGWTPKAK; translated from the coding sequence ATGAAAATTCGACTGTCCATTCAAGACATCGGCGGAAAAACCCGCTCGGTCGAGTCCTCGAAATCGCTCGTTTCGATCGGACGGGATCCGGAGAGCGCAGTCGCGTTCGAAGGAGAAGCGGGGAAAGGCGTCTCCTGGAATCATGCTGTCATTCAATTTCAGGAAAACAAACTGACGATCATGGATGCGGCCTCCAGCAACGGCACACTGCTCAACGATAAAATGCTGCCGCCCAATCAACCCATGACCTTGAAGCTGAAAGATCGCATACAACTCGGCTATACCGGACCGGCCATTACCGTTTCCGCTTTTGACCCGGCCTGGGCCATTGCCGATCCGGAACCGACCAGGAAGGGAAAACAGCCCGCGAAGCAAAACGATTCGCCTTCCAGGAAAATGTCTCCTCGGATCGCCGCGGCGGTCGCGCTGGTTTTGGGACTTGGTTTGATTTGGCAATTCACGGGTAAAGCCAAGAACGACAAATCGAAGGTGGATCCAAACGCGGTATCCAAAGATGCCGGGGCCATCGCTCCCGAATTTTCTAAAGCCGCCGCCTCGACCAATGCCAATAAAACCGAGTCTGCCCCCATCGCCAAGGCGGTTCCCCCCTCGGTGGGCCGATTGATCAAAAAAGACGAAGCTTTTCCAGGTACGTTGCTTCAATGGCCCGGAGAGCCTTACGCCTGGGCTCCCGTTGCGAATAATGGCCGGGTTGAGTTCGGACAATTATTACTGGCACTGCCCGGCTTTCGCTGCCAGATTCAATGCGACACCGGCGTCGCTATCACGGCTCTGAGCAATCTGCCCGAATTCGACCGGGAATTTGTGTCGCCCGATCAATTGAAGAATCTTCCACTGGTTTTGGAAACCTCCTGGATTCACAAAGTGCCGGAAGTGGGAGTCGATACCAGTTTGATTTTCGATCGCGGCCGACTGCATTTTTATAACGGTAAACCTTCGGGATCCGCCCGCATCAAAATCGAAATGAGAAATGCCGAATGGGAGATAATTCTGAAAGACGCTGCCAGCCAGGTGGTCGTCGAGACTTATTTTTCTCCCCTGATCGCCTCCAAACTCGGCCAGCCACTCGATGCGAAAAACGAACCTCTGGTGAATTTCTTTACCACGGGTTCTGTCTTATTAAAACGCAGCGACAAATCGTTCACACTGGATGGTCGCAATGGGATTTTTCAGGAACCTCAGACGCGAAATTTGATCGGACCGAAGCCCCTACCCGCCTGGCCTTATTGGTGGAATGCCAATCTGTCGAATCCCAAGAATGAGTTCGTTCTGGACGCCGTGCGATCTATCAGAGAATGGGCCGATATTATCGAAAAAAGCGATGAAGTATTAAAGGTTGTGATTGCCCGTTGTGAGGCGGAAAAGAACGAGAATTTAAAGCCAATCGCCTATTTGATTCTGGCCTCGTTCGGTGAGATTGGCGAAATCGGACAGAAGGCGATTAGCAAAATCAGTGAGGTCGTCGAATCGACGGAGGAAAGCGAAGCTTCTCGATTAGCTGCCTTATACTCTTTACAAGTCTGGCTGTATCGCAGCGCCCGGCATCTGGATCTTCTCATGCAAACGGTAATTTTCAAGTTGAAGAAATATTCGCCGACCGAAGCCGAGCAAATCTTACGTTTGACGATTGCCCCGGCGAAGGAGGATGAAGAGAATTCCGTTCTGTATCAGGAGTGGCTCTCCGATCTGGAATCTTCCAAATCCGCCGTGCGATTTTTGGCTTGGGAACGCTTGAAGCAGGTCTTAAAGGAAGGCGCGGCGGCATCAATTAACGATTTTAATCCGAACAAGGATCCCAAAGATCCCGATCAGATGAAGTTGTTGAAGAGCATACGCGAGAAGATCCCCGCAGGCTGGACGCCGAAGGCGAAGTAG
- a CDS encoding FHA domain-containing protein, which yields MNPNIPKRESTFLESDEDIRAAIAARKLGVKPTSAPDPKPAIPKPAAIVPTPETAPTAGWIDVSPKPAPLYEPQLFQPTNRPPMASLCVLDDLGEDGTWHRLMKDRIVIGRTEGDIQIPHDAMISTKHAELIRQKNRENWRWILSDLGSTNGSFVRVGSGILHNRQEFLIGRTHYRFDSAKGESTVPAEKSQSGMTVSWQDTGALAMIPSIVELTPQGEGQRIPITTSEIWIGRDPHCQVIPKEDPFANGKHARIYRDAKGRWFIVNNKSLNGVWVRVEQIPLEGNCQFLLGEQRFKMQAG from the coding sequence GTGAACCCGAATATTCCCAAAAGAGAATCCACCTTTCTCGAATCGGACGAAGATATCCGAGCAGCGATAGCGGCTCGCAAATTGGGTGTTAAACCTACCAGTGCTCCCGATCCAAAACCTGCGATTCCTAAACCCGCTGCCATCGTCCCAACACCAGAAACTGCCCCGACGGCGGGTTGGATCGACGTTTCTCCCAAACCCGCTCCTTTGTATGAGCCCCAACTTTTCCAGCCGACCAATCGGCCGCCGATGGCCTCGCTTTGTGTATTGGATGATTTGGGCGAAGACGGTACCTGGCACCGGCTCATGAAAGATCGCATCGTAATAGGTCGAACAGAGGGAGACATTCAAATTCCTCATGACGCGATGATTTCCACGAAACACGCGGAATTGATACGCCAAAAAAACCGCGAGAATTGGCGATGGATCCTCAGCGATCTGGGCAGCACCAATGGCAGCTTCGTACGCGTCGGCAGCGGAATTCTCCACAACCGACAAGAATTTCTAATCGGTCGCACGCACTACCGGTTCGACAGCGCCAAAGGGGAAAGTACCGTACCGGCGGAGAAATCCCAATCGGGCATGACCGTGTCCTGGCAGGATACGGGCGCTCTGGCGATGATACCGTCTATCGTGGAACTGACCCCCCAGGGAGAAGGCCAGCGCATCCCGATCACGACCTCCGAAATATGGATCGGCCGCGACCCGCATTGCCAGGTCATTCCCAAGGAAGATCCTTTCGCGAACGGCAAGCACGCACGCATTTATCGCGATGCCAAAGGAAGATGGTTCATAGTCAACAATAAATCTCTCAACGGCGTCTGGGTCCGCGTGGAGCAGATCCCCCTGGAGGGGAATTGCCAGTTTCTGCTCGGCGAGCAGCGGTTCAAAATGCAGGCGGGCTAA